The Streptomyces noursei ATCC 11455 sequence GCGTGCAGCGTCCGCTCGCCCTCCTCGGTCAGGAACAGCAGCTTGCGGCGGCCGTCGGCGGTGTCGGTGCGGCGGACTATCAGCCCCCGGCCCTCCAGCCGCCGGGCCACGTCCGCCATCGTGGAGGTGTCCAGCGCCACCGCCGACGCCATCGACCGCTGATCCCGTCCAGGCGTCGCGTCCACCGCGGTCAGCACCGCGAACTGCGGCCCGGTCAGCGTCGGATCGACCGCGCGCACCCACACGGCCAGATACGCCTGGTAGAGCCGGCGCACCTGATAGCCGGGCGCCGCCGTCAGGGCGTGCGGGATCGCCACACCGGCTTCGGCGGTGCGGGGAGCCTCGGGGGATCCGGGAGCGGAGGATGTGGTCTCGTCAGCCATGGGGCAACTCAATCACGGTGCGCGGGGACGGTTCCCGCGGGCGGCCCGTCCCGCTCACCCCACCATGGGGCGCAGCGCCGCACGCAGTGCGGCCCGTGCGGCCGGCGGGTTGTCCCAGAAGAGCATGTGGCCGGCGTCCGGGACCGCGGTCACCGCGGCCGACGGCAGCGACGCCCGCGCCTCCTGCGCCCCGGCCGCGGTGACCACCGGGCTCTGCGCGCCGTACAGCAGCGCCGTGCGGCCGGTGACCGCGGGCCACCAGGCGAAGAAGTCCTCGGTCTCGAAACCGCGGTGGGTGGCGGCGATCGCCCGCCGGTCGCAGCTGGACAACCACCGTGCCCGCAACTCCTGTTCCCGACGCGGCCACCGCGGCCACGACCGGGCGACCTCCTCGGCGTCCGTGCCCCGCTCGGCCTCCGCCAACTGCCCCAGGAACGCCGCCAGCGTGGTGGGGTACGGGCCGCGGCCCGGCCCGCTCATCGGGGGATCGGCCAGCACGCTGCCGCCGATCGCGACCCTGCCGCGGGCCGCGACCACCGCCGCGATCCGCGCGCCCATGGAGTGCCCGAACAGCAGCGGCCGGGCCAGCCCGAGCCCCTCGATCACCGCCTCGGTGTCCTCGGCGTAGACCTCCAGCCGGTAGCCGCGCCCGTCGCCGTCGCCGTCGCCGTCGCCGTCGTCCGACGGGCCGTCGGCGCTCCCGTCCGACAGCCCGCGCCCGCGCACGTCGAGCACCAACGGCCGTACCAGATCGGTGAGTTCCCGCACCACGAAGTCCATGGTGACGGCCGGGCTGGTGATGCCCGGCAGGACCACCAGGGCGGGCCCGTCCCCGCCGTAGTCCAGGACGTGCAGCCGGGTGGCCCCCGAGCGCACCCATCGGCTGGTGGCCGGCACGTCGGCCAGGTCCGCCAGCGCGGACTGGAGAACGGACCGGCCGGACGCGGCGGGCCGCCGGGACTCCGGGGCCTGCTCGCGTGCCCCGTACTCCCCGTGTTCTCCGTACTTCCCGTACTGCTGGTAGTCCTCGTGCTGCCGGTACTGAGGCATGACGGTCACCTTCCTGATGGCGCAAGGGGGAGGGGCGGGAGGCGCGGCGGGCGACGGGCACGGCGGATGCGGCGGTCGTGGCCGCTCAGTCGCCCGCCGGCCCGCCCAGATAGCCGATCGCGTCCTCCAGCGCGATGACATCGCCGTACTTGGCCTGGATGTCGAAGAGGGCGGCGTCGTGCGGGCCCGCCGCCCGGTCCCCGACGCACTCCCGCGGCACCAGCACCGGGAACCCGGACTGCACCGCGTCGACCGCGGTGGCCCGTACGCAGCCGCTGGTGGTCGCGCCGCACACCACCGCGGTGTCGCAGCCCAGCCCGGTCAGGGTGGCGGCCAACGGGGTGCCGAAGAACGCCGAGGCGCCCTTCTTGACCACCAGCGGATCGCTCTCCCGCCGCGGCAGTCGCGGATCGAGGGCGACCGCCTCGCCGCCCTCCAACAGGGTGCCCAGGCCCGGCGCCTTGCGCAGCCAGGTGATGTGGTCACCGGCCACCTCGGCGGAGGTGTAGGCGATCGCGGTGAACAGGACCGGGACGCCGGCGGGCCGGCCCGCCTCGATCAGCCGGGCGGTTGCCGCGACGACCTCGGTCAGATCGGCACCGGTCGGGAACCGGTCCTCGGTGAACCCCCGGGTCAGATCGACGACGATGAGCGCCGGCCGCCGACCGCGACGCACCGGGGCGCCGAAGCCGGCCCGTTCGTAGGTCCGGTCGGTGGCCGTCCCGTAGTGGCTCATGCCCGCCCCCGGTGCAGTGTCCGCAGCTCCCGCCGCATCCCCGCGAGCCGCCCCAGCAACCAGCCCTCGCCCACCCCGACCGCGAACGCGACGGCCAACGGGCCGTACTTGGCCAGCACGGGCCTGAGGGCGGGTCCGAAGACGACCGAGAGCCCGTCAAGATCCGCTCCGGCAGCGGTGGTTGGCGCAGGTGCCGGCACCGGACCGGCCGGCGCCGCTGTCGTCACCGGCGTCGTCGTCGCGGTGCCGCCCCGTTCGGCCGCCAGCAACCCGCCCAGGTTCCGGGCGAACTGCTCCAGGATCCGCGTCGAGACGGTGCCGATCGCGCCCTTGCCGAACTGGGCCAGCTTGCCCCGGATCACCAGATCCGTCACCAGCTCCAGCCGCGCTCCCTCCGGTGCCTCGGTGACGGTCAGCGTCACCTCCGCCTCCGCGTCGCCGTTGCCGTGGGCGTCCGCGCCGCGGGCCTGCACCCGCAGCCGCCGGCGGTCGGCGTCGGTCTCCAGGAACCGCACCGTGCCGGCGTACGCGGCCGTGATCGGCCCGACCTTGACCCGCACCCGCCCCTGCCAGGCATCGCCGTCCCGGCCGTCCAGCACCGCGCCCGGCATGCAGGACGCCACCCGCTGCACGTCGTTGACCAGGGCGAACACCGCATCCGGCGCGGCGTTCACCGGCACCGTGTTGCTGAGCTGCATCACTTCTCCTTCCGGGCGTCGGGCCGGGCCGCCCGCCGGGCCGCGGCGCACTGTTCGATCGCCTCCACGATGGGCTGGTAGCCGGTGCACCGGCACAGGTTGGCGGCGACCGCCTCGCGGATCTGCTCCCGGTCGGCGTCCGGCCGCTCGGCGAGGAAACCCTCGGCGAGCATCAGGAACCCGGGCGTGCAGAAGCCGCACTGCAGGGCGTGCCGCTCCCGGAACGCGCGCTGCAGATCGCCGAGTTCGTCGGGCCGGCCGCAGGACCCCGCCGACAGCGATTCGACGGTGCGGATCCGGGCCCCCTCCGCCTGCGCGGCGAACATCAGGCAGGCCCGCACCGGCCGGTCGTCGACCAGGACCGTGCAGGCGCCGCAGATGCCGTGCTCGCAGCCGACGTGGGTGCCGGTCAGCCGCAGTTCGTGGCGGAGCACGTCCACCAGCGTGCGGCGCGGCTCGGTGATCACCTCGTGCCGCTCCCCGTTCACGTCGAGGACCATCAGCTGGAGCTCCGGCGCCTCCGGGGCGGGGGCGTCGGCGGCGGGGGCGTCGGTCGGCCGGGAGTGCGTGGTCATCGGGTGCTCTCCTGGTAGTGCCGGCGGTGCAGCGCGCGGTGCACCGTCTCGGGGGTGATCGGGGTGTCGTCCAGTTCCACGCCGGTGGGGCGCAGGGCGTCGTTGACGGCGTTGAGCACGGCCGCGGGGGCGCCGATCGTGCCGCCCTCGCCCGCGCCCTTCGCGCCGGTCTCGGTGAACGCGCACGGCGTCTGGAGATGGTGGATCGCCACGTCGGGGATCTCGTGCGCGGTGGGCACCTTGTAGTCCATGAAGCTGGTCGCCGACGGCTCGCCCTGGGCGTCGTAGGTCACCCGCTCGAACAGCGCCCCGGCGATGCCCTGGGCGATCCCGCCCCGGCACTGGCCCTCCACCACCTGCGGGTTGATGGCCACCCCGCAGTCCTCGACGCAGACGTAGCGCAGGATCTCCACCCGGCCGGTGTCGGGGGCGAGTTCGACGACGGTGCCGTGTGTGGCGTTGGAGAACGTGCCGTCGTTGAAGACGTCGAACGACGCCGTGGCGGTGAGCCCCGGCTCGATGTCCTTGGGCAGCAGATCGGCTCGTAGATAGGCGAGTTCGGCCAGTTCGACGTAGCCGATCGCGGTGTCGGGATCGTCCCGGCGGAACACCTCGCCGCGGCCGAGGGCGGTCCGGTCCACGGGAACGTCCCAGCGGGCCGCGGCGAGCGCGCGCAGCTTGTCGCCGAGCCGCCCGGCGGCCAGCCGTACGGCGCTGCCGCCGATCGCGACCGAACGGCTGGCGAAGGTGCCCCAGCCGTAGGGGACCCGATCGGTGTCCCCCTGGTGCAGCCGCACCTTGTCGAGGTCCAGGCCGAGTTCGTCCGCGACGATCTGCGCCAGGGTCGTCTCGTGGCTCTGCCCATGGCTCATCGTCCCGGTGGTGACGGTCACCGCCCCGCTGGGATCCATCCGCGCCTCGGAGAGGTCGAAGCCGGGGACGACCGCCATCTTCCGCTGCGCGAAGGCGGCGGAGCCGTAGCCGGTCCGCTCGCTGAAGCAGGCGTATCCGATCCCCACGTGGCGGCCCTCGGCACGGGCCGTGCGCTGCCTGTCGTACCAGCCCTCCGCGCGCAGCGTCCGCTCGCACAGGTCCAGCGACTCCCGGTAGGAGCCGGGGTCGTAGGTGATGCCGTTGACGCCGGTGTAGGGGAAGGAGGTGATGAGGTTGCGGCGGCGGATCTCCACCGGGTCGAGGTCCAGTTCCCGGGCGGCGCGCTCGAACAGCCGCTCCATGACCATCACGTACTGCGGGCGGCTGACCCCGCGGTACGGGGCGGAGGGCGCCTTGTTGGTGGCGACCGCCCGGCCGCGCACCCGATAGGCGGGCACGGTGTAGACCCCCGGCATCTCCGCGGCGGCCATCAGCGGTTCGATGCCCGCGGTGAACGGATAGCAGGAGTAGGCGCCCATGTCGCACACCACGTCCGCGTCCAGCGCCAGGATCCGGCCGTTCGCGTCGAAGGCGGCCCGCACGTCGTAGTGCTGCTCGCGGGCGAGGAACGACGCCGACAGCGCGTCCTTGCGGTCCTCGATCCACTTCACCGGGCGCCGCAGCCGGAGCGCGGCCGCCGCCGCGGCGATCTCCTCCCGCCCCACCACGCACTTCAACCCGAAGCCGCCGCCCATGTCGGGCACCACCACCCGCACCGCCCGCTCGGCCAGTCGCAGGCACCGGGACGCCACCGTCCGCACCTGGTGCGGGACCTGGGTGCAGGTGTGGAGGACCAGCTGCTCCTCCCGGTCGTCCCAGTGCGCCACCGCGCCCCGGGTCTCCAGCGGCAGGGCGTTCTGCCGGCCGGTGCGGGCCTCCACCCGGACCACGCGGTCGGCGGCGGCGAAGACTTCGTCGATGCCGTCGGTGGCGAACAGCTCCACGTCCACCAGGGTGTTGCGGGCGGCCTCGGCGTGGACCAGCGGAGCGCCGTCGGCCAGCGCCGCCGCCTCGCTCGTCACCGGGGGGCGGACGGCGTAGCGGACCCGGGCGGCCTCGATCCCGTCCTCGGCGGCATAGGCGTCGCGGGCGACCACGATCGCGACCGGCTCGCCGACGTACCGCACCCGGTCGCGGGCCAGTACCGGCATCGCCGTGGTGACGAACTCCTGTGGCGGACGGTCGAGTCGGGCGATGATGTCGCCCGCCTTCAGGTCCTCCGCGGTGAACGCGGCGACCACCCCCGGCACCGCGCGCACCGCGCTCAGATCGATCGCGGTGATCTCGCCGTGCGCGACCGTGCTGCGGACGAACTGCGCGTGCAGCATGCCCGGCAGCGCGATGTCGTCGACGAACCGCCCGCGCCCGGTCAGCAGCCGGGGGTCCTCCCGCCGCGGCACGGACCGCCCGATCAGCCGCCCCTCGCCCTGCCGCGCACCGTTCTCGCCCCGGGTCATCGCCGCCCCGCCTCCCGCCGCTCCGTCGCTTCCGCCGCCTCCGCGCAGGCCCGCTCGACCAGGGCCCGGACGAGCTGCCGCCGGTAGGCCGTGCTGCCGCCCGCGTCGTCCGGTGGATCGACGGCCGCGGCCGCCACCGCCGCGCACTCGGCGAATGATCCGCCGCCGGCCAGCACCGCCTCCGCCGCCGGCACCCGGACCGGCACCGGCGCCACCCCGCCGAGCCCCACCCGGCCGCCGCGCACCCGCCCTCCGTCGATGTCGAGGTCCACGACCGCCGACACGAGCGCGAAGTCCCCCTTGCGCTCGGCGAATTCGGTGAGCGCGGCGTGCGGTGCGGGCCGCGGGAAGACGATCTCGGTGAGCAGCTCGTCGGGCTCCAGAACGCTGGTGTACGGGCCGACGAAGAACTCCTCGGCCGGGACCCGGCGTTGCCCGCCGGGGCCGGCGACGCGCAGCCGGGCGCCGAGGGCGACCGCGAGCAGGCACCACTCGGCGGTCGCGTCGGCGTGCGCGACGCTGCCGCCGACCGTGCCGCGGGTCCGGATCGGCAGATGGCCGATCCAGCCCATGGCCCGGCGCAGCACCGCGAACCCGGTGCCCAACACCTCGTCGGGGGCGGTCTCCACGGTGTGATGGGTCGTCAGTGCGCCGATGTGCAGGGCGCCGTCGGGCCCGGCGCCGAGGTGGTCGAGTGCGCGCAGGGCGCCGATGTCGACGAGGTGACTCGGCCGGGCCAGTCGGAAGTTCATCATCGCGACCAGGCTCTGCCCGCCGGCGATGACCTTGGCGTCCTCGCCCAGTTCGGCCAGCAACTGGGTGGTGCCGTGGACGTCGCGGGCCCGGTGGTAGCGGAAGGGGGCGGGTTTCATGGGCTTCCTGTTCGTGTCGTCGGGCCGGTTCCCGGCGGGGCCCGGGCCGGGCGCGTCCGGTGCGGTGGGGCCTCAGCGGGCGAACGGATAGGAGAACGCCACCTGGTCGGGGTCGTTGAGCGGGGTCCCGCGCCACAGCCAGTCGTAGGAGAGGTCCGACTCGCCGTCGAAGCGGCGCAGTTGCGCGTCCCGGGCCCGCTGCTCGGGGCCGTCGGGGAAGTGGTAGAAGGTCTTGTTCTGCAAGGACGCCTCCTGCACCATCCCGGCGTGCTTGGCGCGCCGGTCGACGTACCGGCGCAGCGCCTGCGGCACCCCGGAGGCGGTGACCGCCCCCAGCTCCTCGGCCAGCACCGCGGCGTCCTCCATGGCCTGCGAGGCGCCCTGCGCCTGGTAGGGGAGCATGGCGTGGCAGGCGTCGCCGAGCAGCGCCACGTGCCCGTCCGTCCAGACCGGGTCCCGCCGCCGGTGGTACAGGGCGAAGCAGCCGACGTCCTCCTTGGCCTTGGACAGCATCGCCGGCACCCGGTCGTCCCAGCCGGGGAAGGCGTCCACCAGGTCCTGCGGGGTGGCGGGCACCGTCCACTTCTCGGCGACCTCGTCGGTGCACGGCACACAGGCCACCACGTTCAGATACGCGCCGCCGCGGATCAGGTAGTGGACGAGGTGCCGTTCCGGCCCGTACCAGATGGTGCTCTGGAAGCGGTCCACCAGCCAGCGGGTGGCCGGGTCGGCGGCGATCAGCTCGCCCGGGATCAGGGCCCGGTAGGCCATCTCCCCGGAGAACAGCAGGGTGTCCGGCGCCCCGATCAGCTCCCGCACCCGCGAGCGGACGCCGTCCGCGCCGATCAGCACGTCGCCGGCGAACCGCCGCCCGTCGTCGGTGACCGCCACCGGCCGCTCGGGCCGGGCGCGGTCCAGCTCGACCACCCGGCTCGCGGTGTGGATCGTCACGACCGGGCCCGGACCGGTCGGATCGAGACAGGCCGCCATGAGCACCTGGTGCAGATCGGCGCGGTGGTAGTGCCAGTACGGGGCGTCGAACCGGTCCTTGCACGCCTGGCCGAGCGGCGTGAGCGCCACCACCCGGCCGTCCTGCCAGCGCCGCCGCACCTGGTCGAGCGGTTCGGTGTGGATCGCCTCCAACTGCCGGCGCAGCCCCAGCCCGAGCAGGATCCGGCTGGCGTTGGGCGCGGTCTGGATGCCGGCGCCGACCTCGCCGAGCAGCGGCGCCTGCTCCAGGACGGTGACCCGCAGCCCGCGCTGGCGCAGCGCCAGCGCCGCGGTCAGGCCGCCGAGACCGCCGCCGGTGATGGTGACTTCGTAGGACTGACTGGGCACCATGCTTCCTCCAGGACGTTCCGCACGGACACGAGGGGACGGGACGCGGCGGCCGGTCAGCCGTCGGCGGGCCGGGCGTCGTCGACGAGCCGGCCGTCCACCACCACCTCCGTCCCGTCGACCGTCACCGAGCAGCCGCGCATGGCGATGTCGAGGTGGGCGTAGGACTCGCGGCCCAGTACGGGGTGCGGGCCCGTCGACCACAGGAAGTTGCCGGCGAAGGCCCGGGCGTCCATGCCCATCAGCTCGTCCTTGCCGTACATGGCGGTGGCGAACCAGTCGGCGGTCCGCATCAGCCCCCAGCCCAGGTGCGACAGGCTGCGCGCCCAGGTGTCCCGGGAGTCCTCGAAGAACGTGGCGAGCAGGTCGGCGTCGGCGCCGCCGCTGACCTTCTCGATGTGGCCGCCGGCGATCCGCAGTGTCACCGGCTCCCGGACGTACTCCTTGAACGGCAGCAGGATGTCGCCCGGGGCCAGCACGATCTGCCCGTCGGAGAACTCCGGCCAGCACAGCACCATGGTGCTCGGCCAGTGGTCCCACCGGCCCGGATCGTCGGCGAAGCCGCACTGGAACTCCGGCTTGGAGCCGCTGAGTTGGACGGTCAGGTCGGTGCCGGCGGCGGAGCGCACCCGCATCCGCGACGACCGCCGGAGCAGCTCGACGCCGCGCAGCACCTCGGCCTTGTCCTCCTCCTTGGGGAGGTTGCGGATCAGCACCTCGGGGGCGTCGCAGACGAAGAGGATGCGGGTGCCGGTCCGGAGGATCTCCTGTTGGACCGGGGCGTGGATGAAGCCCTCGCGGGTGAGATCGACCACCAGGTCCGCCGATTTGAGCAGGTCCTGGGCGGTGGTGTCGTTGAGGACGGAGGTCAGCCCGGGGCCGGCGCCGGTGTGCGTGCTGGGCATCGGCGCGGGCGTGCCACCGGGGACGGTCGCGGCGATGACATGCGCGCCGCACGCCTTGGCCGCGCCGAACGCCGCCGCGACGTAGTCGCCGCGACTGTCCGGCTCGGCCAGCACCACGACGTGTTCGTCGGCGCGCAGTTTGCACAGCCGCAGCTGGCGGGTGAAGACGTCGAGCAGATCGACGGACGAGAGGTCGAACACGGGGACCCTCCAGAAGACGCGTTCGGGGGCTGGGTGGTCGTCGGTGCGCGCGACGGGACGCTGCCGGCCCGTCGCCGTGGTCCTGTGGACATGCTCTGATCTGCGGTGATGCCATGCTGCTGGCATCCTGACGAAGATAATCCGAACACGTACTATCTCGCCTTGGCAAGGGGTGCGCGCCGAGTTCGCCCACCCGGATTCCTGGCCGACCGTCAGGACCGCGACTCCCGCGGCCCGATCGGCGCCCGGGCGCGCGCAGCGGGGCGCGGCCCCCGGCCGCGCCCCGCCGACTGCCCCCGGATCCCGCTACGGCAGGGGGCCGATCACCTGCCCGGACGCGTCCCGCACCGTGATGGCCATCGCCGGGCACACCTCGGCCGCGTCCAACGCCCGCTCGTCCTCGGGGATCTCCTCCCGCACCGCCCGGGCGCGCGGCCCGTCCAGCGCGAACAGCTCCGGTGCGATCGCCGGGCAGGAACCCGAGGCGATGCACAGCCCCGGATCGATCTCCACCTTCCACGTCACCGCGCTCACCACCCCACCGGCAGGACCCGCGGACCGCGCACCAGCATCTGGGTCTTCCACTCGATGTCCCCGGCCACGTGCAGCCCGGGGAACCGGGTGATCAGCGCGGAGAGCGCCTCCTGGAGCTCCAGTCGGGCCAGCGGCGCGCCCAGGCAGTGGTGGACGCCGTGCCCGAAGCCGAGGTGCTGGGTGCCGGTCCGCTGGATGTCCAGCTTCCCCGGGGCGTCGAACCGCAGCGCGTCGCGGTTGGCCGCGCCCACCGCGACCAGTACGGGCTCGCCGGCCCGCACCAGCGTGCCCCCGACATCGATGTCCTCCGTGGCGTACCGCGCCTGACCCGCACCGCTCCCCAGGGGCACGAACCGCAGTAACTCCTCCACGGCGCCCCCGATCAGCTCGGGCTGCTCCCGCAGCAGGGCCAGCTGCTCCGGGTGGTCCAGCAGCGCCAGTACGAAGTTGGGGATCTGGGTGGCGGTGGTCTCGTGCCCGGCGACCAGGATGCCGACGCACAGATCGACCAGTTCGAGCTCCGTCAGCCGGTCGTCGACATCGCGCGCGTCGATCAGCGCGGTCATCAGGTCGTCCTGCGGATGCTTCCGATGCTGCGCGATCAACTTCCCCATGTACGCCCGGAGTTCCTCGCGATTGGCGTCGAACTCCTCGGCCGTCAGGGAACTCGTCGACAGGGCGGCGTCGCTCCAGGCCCGGAACTGCGGCCGGTCCTCGGTCGGCACCCCCAGCAGCCGGCAGATGACCGCCACCGGGATGGGCAGGGCGTACCGGTCGACCAGGTCGGCCGGCGGCCCGGCCGCCTCCAGCTCGTCGAGCAGCTCCCGGGTCAGCTCCCTGACCTGTGGCCGAAGTCTTTCGACCTGACGGACCGTGAACGCCTTGGCGACCAGGGTGCGCAGTCGGGTGTGATCGGGTGGGTCCATGCTCAGGATGCCGCTGTCACGGCTTCCCTCGGACTGCCGCGGCTCGTCGTGCTTGACGCTCTCGGCCCGGCTGAAGCGCTGGTCGCCCAGGACGAACCGGGCCTCGGCGTACCGCGTCACGAGCCAGGCGGGCTCGCCGTATGCCAACTTGACCTTGAGAAGACCGGGGCGACTGCGCACCCGCTCGTACTCTGCCGAAAGATCGAGGCTCTCAGCGATATTGAAGGGGTAGGAGACGGGTGCTGTGCCGGCTGTGGTCACGGTGACCTCCCTTGTGTAAGCACCTGCTTACAACGGTAGGACGTGCGCTCGGGGCGGTCAACGATGGATTGTGGCCGTCGTCATGGCCGGCACGGCGGGCCACGGTGGTCATCCGACGGACCGACGGAAAGGGGAGTGGCGATGCGGGAGGCAACGCGGGAGGTCGCGGCGCGGCCGGCGGGGGAGGCCCGGCGGGGCGGCGCCGGCGAGCAGCGCCGGGACGCACAGGGCACCCGGCGGCTGTTGCTCGACGCCGCCTCGGAACTCTTCGCCGAACGCGGCTACGAGCGCGCCACGGTCCGCGACATCGCGGCCCGGGCCGGCGTCAACCAGGCCCTGCTGTTCCGCTACTTCGGGTCGAAGAAGGCGCTGTTCGGCGAGGTGATGGCGCGCGGCGGTCAGGAGCAGCTGCGCAGCACCCCCGCCGAGCGACTCTTCGACGTCGCACTGCGCGGCATGCTCGCCGAGGGCCGCGGCCCCGGCGCCGACCGGTCGCTGGAGGTCTGCCTCCGCTCCATCGGCGGCAGCGACGAAATCGCCGAGGCGCTGCGGGGACTTGGCGACGAGTACGCCGAGGTGCTGGCCACCCTCTCGCGGGCCGAGGACGGCGCGCTGCGCGGCGATCTGGCGCTGTCCTGGCTGCTGGGCATCGGCCTGATGCGCGTGGTGGTCGGAAAGGAGCCACTGGCCAGCGCCGATCCGAACACCGTCTCGCGCCTGGTCGGGGAGGCCCTGGGCACCCTGCTGGAAGGACTGCCGAAGGCGGAGTGACGCCGTGCGGCAGGGATGTGCTCGGGGTGGCGCGGCCGGTGCTGCGTTCCGGTGACCCTCCGGCGGGTCTCCGCACAGGGCTGGATGGCCGACCTATTGTCGCGATTGCAGCAGAATGTTCCTTTTCTGCCCAGCTGAGTAAAGGTGGAACAATGCTTCGTTCGATTCCTCGCGGGCTTGCGGTGGCCGGCCTCGCCGCGGCCACCCTGGTGGTCCCGGCGGCGGGCGCCGCCACCGCGACGACCCCCAGCAGCGCGCACACCACGCTGTGCCCCGCCCACAGCCGGTGCCACGCCAAGCCGGCCCGCCACCACGGCAAGGGCGGCAGCCACGAAGGCCGGCACGGGCGCGCCCGTTACGACGACGGTTACGGGCGCAGCAGCGAGCACCGTCGCTACGACGACGACTACGGCCGCCGGGACGACGACTACGGCCGCCGCGACGACGACGGCGGCCGTCGCAGCGACTCGGGTCGGCGCGACGACGACTCCGGGCGCCGTAGCGACGGCGGGCGCCGCGGCGACTCGGGTCGGCGCGACGACGACGGCCGCGAGGAGTCGGCCCGCCTCGCCGACGGCCTGGGCCGGCACGGCCTCCTCGGCCTCGACTTCCTCGGGCTGCTCTAGTCGTCGAGTTCCAGCGCGTCGCCACCCCAGTGGGCCCGGGTCCGGCACCCGGGCCCACCGGCATGAGGAGGCGCCACCCTCCCCGGCCGTGCCGTCACGGGTGTGCGAGCGGCCGCAATCCGCCGTGCACCGGTGTCAGTTCGCTCGCGTACCGGGCCGGCGGCACCGGAAGGGTGCGGCGCGGCGGCAGCACGTCCGGCGCCCGGTGCGGCCGCAGCGCGGTCAGCGCCATCTCGGTCTCCTCCATCAGTGCCCGGTAGGACACCAGTCGCTGCCATTCGGGATCGGCGACCCCGGGCACCGTCGCGCACCGCTCCGTCCAGATCTGCACCAGCCCCGCGTACACGGGGGTCTGCCGGACGACCTCGGCGTTGATCCGCGGCGGCGCGGGTGCGACCTCCGTGCCGGGCGGCAGGGACGGGTCCATCGGAGGGCGGGGGACGAAGGCGGTTCGGCCATGGCCGGCAACGGTGACGGATGAGGGAACACTCATGGCCGTTGAAACGATGCGTCCCGACGATCGGTCACTGCGGATACGCCCGGTCGGCCCCGCATACCCCGTCTCATAACATCCCAAAGCACTGCGCGCGATGCAGGGAATATCACCTCTTACAGTGATCTCTCATTGAGAACCGGACCAACACCGGCCAAAAGGCGTTGACGCTGACATGGAACCGAGGGAGTTGTGGGAGCGCCACGCGGTACTCGCACAGGCGTTTTGCATCAGCGATGACGAGGTCCGCCGGACGCAAGGACTCCTCGACGAGGCCGAGGCCCGCCGCTCGCGGACCCTGGCCGCCTTCGCGGTGACCGTGGGCAGCGACGAGGTGGTCGCCGATCTGCTCGGCCTCGACGCCCGCGAAGTGCGCCTGGCCCGCCGTACGGTCGGCAAGGACGACGCCCGTGCGGTGGCCAAGAGCCTGCTCGACGAGTCCGCCAGGGAGCGCCGCGCCGCCCGTCGGGCCGACACCTCGGAGCGGCCGGAGCGGCCGGAGCAGAACCGGTCCATCTCGCCGGCCGCCGCGGCCGCCGCGGCCGCGGCCGCCGCAGCCGCGATCGGCAACGGCTGGCCCCGGGCCACCACCGCGGGCAGCGCGTCCACCATCCCCGTCGCCCCGGCCGCCCCGCCGGACGCCACC is a genomic window containing:
- a CDS encoding cytochrome P450 yields the protein MTTAGTAPVSYPFNIAESLDLSAEYERVRSRPGLLKVKLAYGEPAWLVTRYAEARFVLGDQRFSRAESVKHDEPRQSEGSRDSGILSMDPPDHTRLRTLVAKAFTVRQVERLRPQVRELTRELLDELEAAGPPADLVDRYALPIPVAVICRLLGVPTEDRPQFRAWSDAALSTSSLTAEEFDANREELRAYMGKLIAQHRKHPQDDLMTALIDARDVDDRLTELELVDLCVGILVAGHETTATQIPNFVLALLDHPEQLALLREQPELIGGAVEELLRFVPLGSGAGQARYATEDIDVGGTLVRAGEPVLVAVGAANRDALRFDAPGKLDIQRTGTQHLGFGHGVHHCLGAPLARLELQEALSALITRFPGLHVAGDIEWKTQMLVRGPRVLPVGW
- a CDS encoding FAD-dependent monooxygenase → MVPSQSYEVTITGGGLGGLTAALALRQRGLRVTVLEQAPLLGEVGAGIQTAPNASRILLGLGLRRQLEAIHTEPLDQVRRRWQDGRVVALTPLGQACKDRFDAPYWHYHRADLHQVLMAACLDPTGPGPVVTIHTASRVVELDRARPERPVAVTDDGRRFAGDVLIGADGVRSRVRELIGAPDTLLFSGEMAYRALIPGELIAADPATRWLVDRFQSTIWYGPERHLVHYLIRGGAYLNVVACVPCTDEVAEKWTVPATPQDLVDAFPGWDDRVPAMLSKAKEDVGCFALYHRRRDPVWTDGHVALLGDACHAMLPYQAQGASQAMEDAAVLAEELGAVTASGVPQALRRYVDRRAKHAGMVQEASLQNKTFYHFPDGPEQRARDAQLRRFDGESDLSYDWLWRGTPLNDPDQVAFSYPFAR
- a CDS encoding TetR/AcrR family transcriptional regulator, encoding MREATREVAARPAGEARRGGAGEQRRDAQGTRRLLLDAASELFAERGYERATVRDIAARAGVNQALLFRYFGSKKALFGEVMARGGQEQLRSTPAERLFDVALRGMLAEGRGPGADRSLEVCLRSIGGSDEIAEALRGLGDEYAEVLATLSRAEDGALRGDLALSWLLGIGLMRVVVGKEPLASADPNTVSRLVGEALGTLLEGLPKAE
- a CDS encoding ferredoxin, whose protein sequence is MSAVTWKVEIDPGLCIASGSCPAIAPELFALDGPRARAVREEIPEDERALDAAEVCPAMAITVRDASGQVIGPLP